ACCCGGTCAGTGTAACAACAACATGCGCAACAACAACATCACGCGCCTCACGCGCACCGACCTGCGCTGGCGCCGCACCGCGCCCAGCAGCGTGGACCTGCGCGGCAACGCCGTGCGCGTCGAGTACACGCGGGACGACTACCGCGCCGCGCTGCAGCTGCGCCCCGACCCGCGCGACCCGGTCAGTGTAACAACAACATGCGCAACAACAACATCACGCGCCTCACGCGCACCGACCTGCGCTGGCGCCGCACCGCGCCCAGCAGCGTGGACCTGCGCGGCAACGCCGTGCGCGTCGAGTACACGCGGGACGACTACCGCGCCGCGCTGCAGCTGCGCCCCGACCCGCGCGACCCGGTCAGTGTAACAACAACATGCGCAACAACAACATCACGCGCCTCACGCGCACCGACCTGCGCTGGCGCCGCACCGCGCCCAGCAGCGTGGACCTGCGCGGCAACGCCGTGCGCGTCGAGTACACGCGGGACGACTACCGCGCCGCGCTGCAGCTGCGCCCCGACCCGCGCGACCCGGTCAGTGTAACAACAACATGCGCAACAACAACATCACGCGCCTCACGCGCACCGACCTGCGCTGGCGCCGCACCGCGCCCAGCAGCGTGGACCTGCGCGGCAACGCCGTGCGCGTCGAGTACACGCGGGACGACTACCGCGCCGCGCTGCAGCTGCGCCCCGACCCGCGCGACCCGGTCAGTGTAACAACAACATGCGCAACAACAACATCACGCGCCTCACGCGCACCGACCTGCGCTGGCGCCGCACCGCGCCCAGCAGCGTGGACCTGCGCGGCAACGCCGTGCGCGTCGAGTACACGCGGGACGACTACCGCGCCGCGCTGCAGCTGCGCCCCGACCCGCGCGACCCGGTCAGTGTAACAACAACATGCGCAACAACAACATCACGCGCCTCACGCGCACCGACCTGCGCTGGCGCCGCACCGCGCCCAGCAGCGTGGACCTGCGCGGCAACGCCGTGCGCGTCGAGTACACGCGGGACGACTACCGCGCCGCGCTGCAGCTGCGCCCCGACCCGCGCGACCCGGTCAGTGTAACAACAACATGCGCAACAACAACATCACGCGCCTCACGCGCACCGACCTGCGCTGGCGCCGCACCGCGCCCAGCAGCGTGGACCTGCGCGGCAACGCCGTGCGCGTCGAGTACACGCGGGACGACTACCGCGCCGCGCTGCAGCTGCGCCCCGACCCGCGCGACCCGGTCAGTGTAACAACAACATGCGCAACAACAACATCACGCGCCTCACGCGCACCGACCTGCGCTGGCGCCGCACCGCGCCCAGCAGCGTGGACCTGCGCGGCAACGCCGTGCGCGTCGAGTACACGCGGGACGACTACCGCGCCGCGCTGCAGCTGCGCCCCGACCCGCGCGACCCGGTCAGTGTAACAACAACATGCGCAACAACAACATCACGCGCCTCACGCGCACCGACCTGCGCTGGCGCCGCACCGCGCCCAGCAGCGTGGACCTGCGCGGCAACGCCGTGCGCGTCGAGTACACGCGGGACGACTACCGCGCCGCGCTGCAGCTGCGCCCCGACCCGCGCGACCCGGTCAGTGTAACAACAACATGCGCAACAACAACATCACGCGCCTCACGCGCACCGACCTGCGCTGGCGCCGCACCGCGCCCAGCAGCGTGGACCTGCGCGGCAACGCCGTGCGCGTCGAGTACACGCGGGACGACTACCGCGCCGCGCTGCAGCTGCGCCCCGACCCGCGCGACCCGGTCAGTGTAACAACAACATGCGCAACAACAACATCACGCGCCTCACGCGCACCGATCTGCGCTGGCGCCGCACCGCGCCCAGCAGCGTGGACCTGCGCGGCAACGCCGTGCGCGTCGAGTACACGCGGGACGACTACCGCGCCGCGCTGCAGCTGCGCCCCGACCCGCGCGACCCGGTCAGTGTAACAACAACATGCGCAACAACAACATCACGCGCCTCACGCGCACCGACCTGCGCTGGCGCCGCACCGCGCCCAGCAGCGTGGACCTGCGCGGCAACGCCGTGCGCGTCGAGTACACGCGGGACGACTACCGCGCCGCGCTGCAGCTGCGCCCCGACCCGCGCGACCCGGTCAGTGTAACAACAACATGCGCAACAACAGCATCACGCGCCTCACGCGCACCGACCTGCGCTGGCGCCGCACCGCGCCCAGCAGCGTGGACCTGCGCGGCAACGCCGTGCGCGTCGAGTACACGCGGGACGACTACCGCGCCGCGCTGCAGCTGCGCCCCGACCCGCGCGACCCGGTCAGTGTAACAACAACATGCGCAACAACAGCATCACGCGCCTCACGCGCACCGACCTGCGCTGGCGCCGCACCGCGCCCAGCAGCGTGGACCTGCGCGGCAACGCCGTGCGCGTCACGCTATAATGTTGTACTTTTCCTACTAGGTACTACACTGTATCAGAGTACCTCAACCTAGTAAATGAGTATGTAACGTTGGTTCCGTGCAGCTGACGACGCTGCTGCTGGACAACGTGGTGGACTGCGACTGCTACGAGTACTGGTTCGCGCGCGCGTGGCGCGAGCGGCCCGAGCACGCGCGCGTCGCGCTGCGCGACCTGCGCTGCCGCGCCGACgcgagcgccgcgccgcgcgagCTGCTCGACGTGCCGCTCGACGAGCTGCTGTGCGACATGACGGAGGTGAGGACGGGAGTCGGACAATGAAAACCGCATCGTTAGCGTAtcgtgttacaatatttttttgtacaaaaaaggCGCGACGCAGGGTTATACTTGGCgagatttatgttttattttgtgtTGACGTACGGGAGTGTAGTCGTGACGTCATAGGTAACGGGAAGATCTCCCGGGACGATGTCATGCCCGCACGGGTCGCACCCCGGGCGTGACATCGTCCCGTCAAATCATCCAAGGAGTGATTCGAGATATTATACATTGATGTGATAGTAAATAGATATAGAGTGTATATGTGATATTTGATGCGGAGCTGTGACCCACAGGCGCAGGGCTGTCCGCGCGGCTGTCGCTGTCGCGCGTCCGACGGCGGCGCCGAGCTGCGCTGCGAGCGCGCCGCGCTGGCGGCCGTGCCCGCGCTGcacgcgcccgcgccgcccgtgCGCGCGCTGCTGCTGGCCGGCAACGACCTGACGCGCGTGCGTGCCGCCGACGTCGGGCCCGCGCTGCGCCTGCTCGACGTGCGCGACAACCGCGTGGCGGCGCTGGACGCGGGCGCGGTGGCGGCGCTGTGGGACTCCGCCGAGCTGCTGCTGGCCGGCAACCCGCTCGACTGCTCGTGCGCCGCGCTGCCGCTGCTGCGCGCCGTGGCGGCCGAGCCGCGCCGCGTGCGCGACCTGGCGGCGGCGCGCTGCGCGGACGGGCGCGcgctggcggcggcggcgcgcgcggcgcgcgaCTGCGGCTCGTGGCCGCTGTGGCCGGCGCTGCTGGGCGCGCTGGCGCTGGCCGCCGCCTCGGCGCTGGCCGCCGCGTGCCTCGCGCGTCGCGCCGCACGGCATCGCCTCAAGGTGCTGCTGGCTCATTTTTAATgaataattgatattttttaagcATTAACATAAACGTAAAACAATGCAATTCCATGAAAAAGCCGGTAAAACTAATCAGTAATGTGACAGATAAGTTTGTTGACGTCCGCGTCGTTTCAACCATCTGTCGGCGCGTCCAAGGCTCCAAGCACAAGTAAAGACGGACAAATTCAAATGTCCGTTTCTAATGCGATGCTTTTTTAAATCGAGTGTAGATGTGTTCATTTACTTGCCAGATATTATTGTTATGAATGTAGATAGAGAGGTAGATAGAGAGGTAGATAGTGGTATAAgctcatttttataaaaaaagcaaTTTCGCCAAAAGTGTAGATGTCCGTATCTACTTGTCTGCCATcgatattattatatagatagatatacataaaaggaaaaggtgactgactgattgactgactgactgactgactgatctatcaacgctgaacgcacagctcaaactactggacggatcgcgctgaaattcggcatgcagatagctattatgacgtaggcatccgtttagaaagaatttttcaaaattcaacccctaaacggGTAAAATTACcaattaaatttaagaaaaaattctACTCCATGAATGAGCTGACATTGTCGTAATCTTTAATCTTTAAATTGTTATCCTTATCTGACtcttatctaatttaatttactttttatgtaatgagcaactaattttattaattaagcaattgtatctattaatttagctgtagattatatttattaattagtggttaacttagtggttaatgttaaaagtttgtaatgtaggtatcttATTGTTAACACAACCGGAGACCGACGTAATGCTGTAAATGCCTTTGATGATTGGATAATTGGGACTcgaattgtttgtgacatgttcttaatatttgtgaatgttgttacaattatttatcgttggcatatctaataaaataaaataaaaatagggttttgaagtttgtatgaaagtcagtcagttttcaaGTTAGAAGTttaaagttttgtagttaatatttttgcaattagcagtatgacatatttcaTGTTAAAAtgggtttaaattttgtttactccacgcggacgaagtcgcgggcataagctagttattatcaTAAGTGGCACTTCACTTTTACTTCACACATTTGAAAACAAATATTCGATATCAAAATCAGCCTCCTGGAACCCAGAACTACAGAACTACAATGTGACGTGTATGTTTGTGCATGTGGCAGCGGTTCCTGTTCGAGCGCGGCCTGTGCCTGCGCTGGGTGCTGCGCGGCGCGCGCGAAGACGCCGACGACGCGCGCGAGTTCGACGCCTTCGTGTCGTTCTCGCACCTCGACCAGCGCTACGCCGACGAGCTGGCGCGCCGCCTCGAGCGCAGCGAGCGCGGCGAGCGCGCGCGCCGCCTGTGCCTGCACGAGCGCGACTGGCTGCCCGGCGACTGGATCCCGGCGCAGATCGCGCGCTCCGTGCGCGACGCGCGCCGCACGCTCGTGCTGCTGTCCGACCACTTCCTGGCGTCCACGTGGGCGCGCGCCGAACTGCGCGAGGCCTACGCCGCCGCGCTGCACGAGCGCACGCCGCgtctgctgctgctgctgctgcccGGATGCAGCGCCGATGCCGCCGCGCGCGCTGACCCCGCGCTGCGCGCCTACCTCGCGCGCGTCACCTACCTGCGCTGGGACGACCCGCACTTCTGGCGCAAGCTGGAGCTGGCGCTGCCGCCcgcacgccgcgccgcgccgcccgcgcgcccgccgccgccgccgccgccgccgccgccttgACCGCGCCTGCTGCTGCTGgcgcaaaaaaaaatattaggttcaAAATAACACCTATATATCATCCTTGAAAGCAGATTCGAACCACGGACACGTCTTCTAAAGTTCtgagaatttatttattctcaaaaatattttatatttatatttataggttATGTAGAACAGTcgactcgctactcgctacctATCTGCCCACTGATACTGGTGAGCGAGAAGACAGGCCCTCTCGCTCGCACTCGCCGCCGCTCGCCATTATTGCGTCATCGCCTCGAGCGGCGGTTTTTCACACTTCACTTGAGTTCAGTGTACCCGCAGCTCTGCGTGTCAGTGTGGGTCGTGtcgcgcgcgcgcgccgccgccagcGTGCGTCGCGTGTCGCGCGCCGCCGCCAGCGTGCGTCGCGTGTCGCGCGCCGCCCGCCACCAGCGTGCGTCGCGTGTCGCGCGCCGCCGCCAGCGTGCGTCGCGTGTCGCGCGCCGCCGCCAGCGTGCGTCGCGTGTCGCGCGCCGCCCGCCACCAGCGTGCGTCGCGTGTCGCGCGCCGCCCGCCACCAGCGTGCGTCGCGTGTCGCGCGCCGCCCGCCACCAGCGTGCGTAGCGTGTCGCGCGCCGCCACCAGCGTGCGTCGCGTGTCGCGCGCCGCCACCAGCGTGCGTCGCGTGTCGCGCGCCGCCCCAACGTGCGTCGCGTGTCGCGCGCCGCCGCCAGCGTGCGTCGCGTGTCGCGCGCCGCCGCCAGCGTGCGTCGCGTGTCGCGCGCCGCCGCCAGCGTGCGTCGCGTGTCGCGCGccgtgtaagggtggtaaattgggcggaatagaaatatacccggatacggaataatctaccaccttacaaagattagagaaaaaaaaaaataattttacttacttgatctatctacctagtaaagaatagaagctagccgtcgactcccttgtaatgtatatgaggtgttataaatgaaatttgctagatgttaggcaaaattgtttttaatgtaacttttaccggggtcgcttaatacatagtgatggctaataatgcttagttattctagcttaatgccaagacttaatttagatacattagaatgccttaggtagatagtacataaaatctatgttttaaatttaagatgccattggcatggaatagacaatgacacagtaaaattcataaaattgtttcaaagtaaaagctcagtagtaaagacagggttcttactgtacacatacactaagaaggttcactaaactgttccaggatacaaacatttgcttacttgtaggtgcgaagactgcaatgtagctggacggcatcggccaagatccaaaactcaatttcacttgattcttcacaaccgaaatgtttccttacaaagattttcaccaagtcttatccatagaaattaagttgccaacgtgaatgtgcaaaagaaataaatacggaaaacgaaagcgaaaaacggaaaaccgaaaactaaaaacggaaacgcaaacggaaacgcaaacggaaaccctgcaacaaagaaaaacaagattataatttgtgctgtgtgaaaatttcgacacgtggaattttcccgatcaaacacaactcacctattgaactcctggccaccaatggttttcaggagtccacccacaacccattatcctcatttatttgggaaggtaaaatagctggaactgaaagggaaatcatgaaattaggattttctctaaccaaaccgccattttgtcgaatccacattacttgatttttcactcaccataattgatgaaacattgaaatacgttaggatgactaaatttataacaattgtattttcccaggcgaagccatgggcgaaaaagagtgagattttcctggaacgaaaaaattcgtcttcacatgttgactccagaaaaattctaaatctcaccaatcggtgttgccagacgcaacccgagtgtggccgctctcatttagtttgatcatgaagccaattcatttttgaatatttgcggaacctaaggatatattataagaaccgttttgttaatgacttaacaataaacaaatggtattatggttttatttaattattttgttttatttttacgacaattgacaacgaagcaaacgccatctattgtggctcgaatgaactctgaacatcgacccacgcgtagttctgcaccttgatgctaggtggcaccaacatactttgaacaaaattgatttttattaaaagcgaaacgctaattagtagttcaaaatttacaacgtcacaatacttcccctcctacgaaaaggttcaacaggttgaaccacgctgccctcagcgtcatccaacaactactaacaatttgcctgaaacaaacaaacaaaaaaaacacagaagttacgcgtgaacgcacatctactactaacaaggaaaattgtctaacaaaataaatatactgaaaacagtgtaaggttttatacattatacttaactacacaaccctaacttctaaaaagaatatatacaaaaaacttcatggtgtctaagacacttgagtggaaacatcttggcatcattcttcagctgactgata
The DNA window shown above is from Maniola hyperantus chromosome 10, iAphHyp1.2, whole genome shotgun sequence and carries:
- the LOC138402931 gene encoding uncharacterized protein; protein product: MAARGMLWCAALLCGAARGAAGGAASGAASGAGPACARDQPCVGLGGSLDSYYYKVRGNSLTIEYSEGRYFKLTCRAPLALADPALPVLPRRAPVVRVRLVGCAPPPRGYAAALAALNVSLDAALELAALPAAPPLRAAHLAAPRLARLALEQPNSAAPLRLDPALLAELPAALPALRDLHLKRVELPAAGAPLASPALRSLWLERVAGVALDAVALTRLPALDKLVVLDDALQELDLSATALRNVTVDAPLRALTLGARVAELMLRRVRGAELRGDCAALRRVTLFNVTWPLPARWLAHCGGVRELRALASRGALGGEELAGARALRVLDVRTCALRALPPDWLADAVELRALNLSNNQLERLPSLAASPSLEELWAQNNKLSAAALVPLRALPALRTLRLDDNPLRDLCERGDTLLNPATSPLVGATGLRVLSLRSSGVVDLCIDWRELRQLVTLDLRNNSITRLTRTDLRWRRTAPSSVDLRGNAVRVEYTRDDYRAALQLRPDPRDPVSVTTTCATTTSRASRAPTCAGAAPRPAAWTCAATPCASSTRGTTTAPRCSCAPTRATRSVSVDLRGNAVRVEYTRDDYRAALQLRPDPRDPCNNNMRNNNITRLTRTDLRWRRTAPSSVDLRGNAVRVEYTRDDYRAALQLRPDPRDPCNNNMRNNNITRLTRTDLRWRRTAPSSVDLRGNAVRVEYTRDDYRAALQLRPDPRDPCNNNMRNNNITRLTRTDLRWRRTAPSSVDLRGNAVRVEYTRDDYRAALQLRPDPRDPCNNNMRNNNITRLTRTDLRWRRTAPSSVDLRGNAVRVEYTRDDYRAALQLRPDPRDPCNNNMRNNNITRLTRTDLRWRRTAPSSVDLRGNAVRVEYTRDDYRAALQLRPDPRDPCNNNMRNNNITRLTRTDLRWRRTAPSSVDLRGNAVRVEYTRDDYRAALQLRPDPRDPCNNNMRNNNITRLTRTDLRWRRTAPSSVDLRGNAVRVEYTRDDYRAALQLRPDPITRLTRTDLRWRRTAPSSVDLRGNAVRVEYTRDDYRAALQLRPDPRDPLTTLLLDNVVDCDCYEYWFARAWRERPEHARVALRDLRCRADASAAPRELLDVPLDELLCDMTEAQGCPRGCRCRASDGGAELRCERAALAAVPALHAPAPPVRALLLAGNDLTRVRAADVGPALRLLDVRDNRVAALDAGAVAALWDSAELLLAGNPLDCSCAALPLLRAVAAEPRRVRDLAAARCADGRALAAAARAARDCGSWPLWPALLGALALAAASALAAACLARRAARHRLKRFLFERGLCLRWVLRGAREDADDAREFDAFVSFSHLDQRYADELARRLERSERGERARRLCLHERDWLPGDWIPAQIARSVRDARRTLVLLSDHFLASTWARAELREAYAAALHERTPRLLLLLLPGCSADAAARADPALRAYLARVTYLRWDDPHFWRKLELALPPARRAAPPARPPPPPPPPPP